The Henckelia pumila isolate YLH828 chromosome 2, ASM3356847v2, whole genome shotgun sequence genome includes a window with the following:
- the LOC140883876 gene encoding short-chain dehydrogenase TIC 32 B, chloroplastic, with the protein MFSVYFWFSTIFTLILKFKVLFLPPVMKETLKYLAGIAGPTGYGSKTTADDIARDCSSASTDSQLTAIVTGATSGIGAETARVLAKKGVKIIIPARDLKKAEIVKENIRKENPESEVIIMEIDLSSFASIQRFCSDFLSSRSPLHILINNAGKYSHKLEFSEDKFELTFATNYLGHFALTEMLLGKMVETASESGIQGRIVNVTSVIHSWVKTSHDFCFTQLLNPPSYNGTLAYAQSKLANILHAKELARQLKARNANVTMNAVHPGIVKTEIVRDHRGFFTGMHSSLIPSYILLVVDLVLPFCMHVFFCNFTFFFFCIKYFRFSLFYGIQVAEINITGSSNHVLRCIEPTCR; encoded by the exons ATGTTTAGTGTGTATTTTTGGTTTTCCACTATATTCACATTAATCTTGAAGTTTAAGGTTCTATTTCTGCCTCCTGTGATGAAGGAAACGCTCAAGTATCTGGCCGGAATCGCTGGCCCTACCGGCTACGGTTCCAAAACCACCGCCGACGATATCGCAAGAGATTGCTCCAGTGCTAGCACTGATTCTCAACTCACTGCAATTGTCACCG GTGCGACATCCGGTATCGGTGCGGAAACAGCCAGAGTGCTGGCGAAAAAGGGCGTGAAAATAATAATTCCGGCGAGGGATTTGAAGAAGGCGGAGATTGTGAAGGAAAATATAAGGAAAGAAAATCCGGAAAGTGAAGTAATAATAATGGAGATAGACTTGAGTTCATTTGCTTCGATCCAGAGATTTTGTTCTGATTTCTTATCTTCAAGATCACCACTCCATATCCTCAT AAACAATGCAGGCAAATATTCGCACAAGTTGGAGTTTTCTGAGGACAAATTTGAGCTGACTTTTGCCACAAATTACCTAg GTCATTTTGCGTTAACGGAGATGCTACTAGGAAAAATGGTGGAGACGGCATCAGAAAGCGGAATCCAAGGGAGAATAGTGAACGTTACCTCAGTCATTCACAGCTGGGTTAAAACTAGTCATGATTTTTGCTTCACCCAATTGCTTAATCCTCCCAG TTATAACGGCACTCTCGCTTACGCTCAATCAAAGCTGGCCAACATATTACATGCCAAGGAATTAGCAAGGCAGCTAAAG GCAAGGAACGCAAACGTGACAATGAATGCAGTGCATCCAGGAATTGTGAAGACAGAGATTGTCAGAGATCACAGAGGCTTTTTCACAGGCATGCATTCCTCTTTAATTCCATCATATATCCTTTTGGTGGTGGATCTTGTTTTGCCTTTTTGCATGCATGtctttttttgcaattttacttttttttttttctgtataaaatatttcagattttctttattttatggCATCCAAGTTGCTGAAATCAATATCACAG GGAGCAGCAACCACGTGCTACGTTGCATTGAGCCCACATGCAGATAG